Sequence from the Salinicoccus sp. Bachu38 genome:
GTCTTTACGGCGACAAACGAAACGCTTTATATGACCGTCATTTCCACTGTGTTTACATTCATATTCGGGCTGGTTCTCGGAATCATCCTTTTCCTGTCATCCAAAAGCGAGCATGCAGCCAGTGCACCGATCTATGGCGTCACAGCATTCCTCGTCAACCTGTTCCGTGCGATTCCATTCATCATACTGATCATCCTCCTCATCCCGTTCACGAAAGTGCTGATGGGGACGATCATGGGGTCGCAGGGTGCACTGCCTGCACTTATCATTGGTGCGTCACCATTCTATGCCCGCCTGGTCGAAATCGGACTCAAGGAGATCGACAAAGGGGTGATCGAAGCGGCGGAATCCATGGGTGCAAATACATGGACGATCATCTGGAAGGTGCTGTTGCCTGAATCACTGCCCGCCTTGATTTCAGGCATCACCGTCACCGCCATCATGCTTGTCGGCTCCACAGCGATTGCCGGCGTCATCGGTGCGGGAGGCCTTGGCAACCTGGCGTACATGGTCGGGTTCACAAGAAACCAGAGCGATGTCACTCTGGTCGCAACTGTAGTAATACTGGTTATCGTTTTCATCATCCAGATTCTGGGGGATCTGACTGCCAAAGCAGTCGACAAACGGTAATCATAAAAATAAAACCAATCAGGAAAGAGGGAAAGTGTAATGAAGAAGATTTTCTTATTGCTTGCCATTTCAATTTTCGCAGCCATTCTGGTGGCATGCGGCAACGGAGGTTCGGAAGAAGCCACAACCGAAGATAGTGAAGAAAGCGAGGAAACATCCGAAACAGCTGAAAATGAAGAGACTGAAGAGGCGGGTGGTACGATATCCATCGCAGCTTCCCCGGCACCGCACGCTGAAATCCTCGAGGAAGCGGCAACGATCCTGGAAGAGGAAGGCATTGAACTCGATATAGCAATCGTCAATGACTACACGACGCCAAACCGTCTGCTTGCGGACGAGGAAGTGGATGCAAACTACTTCCAGCACACGCCATATCTGGAAACGGAAAAGGAATCCCATGACTATGACATCACAAGTGCGGGAAATGTACATATCGAGCCGATGGCCGTATATTCCCAGGACTATGATTCATTGGAGGAACTGCCGGACGGATCGACGATTCTCGTGTCCAACAACCCGGCTGAGGAAGGCCGCTTCCTTTCCTTCTTCGTAGATGCAGGACTGGTCGAAATCGAAGAGGGCATCGATATTGAAGATGCGACTTTTGATGATATCACATCAAACGAGAAGAACTTCGAATTCGACAACCAGACAGCACCGGAGCTGCTTGTGAGCATGTATGAAAACAACGAAGCGCCGGCTGTCATCATCAACTCCAACTTCGCATTGGACGGCGGACTGAGCCCGACGGAGGACTCCATCGTCGTTGAAGATGGCAATTCCCCTTACGCCAACCTTGTGGCGGTACGTACTGGAGATGAGGAGCGCGAAGACATCCAGCAGCTCATGGAAGTGTTGCAGGGTGAGGAAATCAAGCAATTCATCGAAGATAACTATGAAGGTGCAGTCATTCCGGTGGAATGATGGCCCAGCCCCCGGTCATCTGGCCGGGGGTTTTCAAATGAAAAAAACCGGCCCATTTTTTCATTTGGAAGGGGAAAATGGACAGGAGGAATTTAATTTTTACTGTTACCATATGCATTTTTAGGGTAAATATATACTGTATAGCATTTTGATTGTAGAGGGGGAGGAGAAATGAACGGAGAAAATGCGCAAGTTTTCGACAAATCACTCGTGATGGTCTCTTTTATCGTGTCCGCCTTCACAGCAGTACTGGGTCCGCTGCTCATATGGGTGCTGAAAAAGGATGACGATCCTGCCACCGGCGAGGCGTTGAGGCACGTGGTCAACTTCGGTCTGTCGTACACGATCTACATGTTTGTCGCATGGCTTACATCCTTCATTCTCATCGGTCTGATCATCGGCCCGATCATCACCATCGCGTTCTATGTGTTCCTGATCATCGGAGCCATCAGGGCGAATGAAGGGAAAGTCTACAAACCCCCATTCACCCTGGACATCGTCAAGTAGTTCGTTTTCATTTACCTCATGACTATTATCAGTCGTGAGGTTTATTTTATTGCCGGATTGGCGTTAAAAGAAGTGTAAAGGTTTAAAGTGTGGCGCATTTACGTTATAATATAGTGGTAATTTAAATCCCGTGCCAGGCTTTGACTATTATTTAGAATTATTATAAACTGGTATGGAGAAACTTATACAAAATAATCTGTTGGAGGGTTAATAAATGGCTTCTGTTCTAGAAATCAAAGATCTGCACGTCGAAATAGACGGCAAAGCAATTCTTAAAGGTGTCGATCTCACACTCAAGCAAGGAGAAATCCACGCGGTGATGGGACCGAACGGTACAGGTAAATCCACGCTTGCCCAGGCGATCATGGGACATCCGAGATATGAAGTGACTCAGGGTGAAGTCCTGCTCGATGGCGAAAACGTACTTGAAATGGAAGTTGACGAACGTGCGCAGGCCGGCCTTTTCCTCGGCATGCAGTATCCATCCGAAATCTCAGGTGTGACAAACTCCGACTTCCTCCGTTCTGCAATCAATGCACAGCGTGAAGAGGGCGACGAAATCAACCTGATGCAGTTCATCAAGAAACTGGACAAGAACATGAACTATCTGGAAATGGATCTGGACATGTCAACACGCTACCTGAACGAAGGATTCTCCGGCGGGGAGAAGAAACGCAACGAAATCCTGCAACTTATGATGCTTGAACCTAAATTCGGCATCCTGGACGAAATCGACTCCGGTCTTGATATCGATGCACTCAAAGTGGTATCCAAAGGCATCAATGAACTTCGTGGCGAAAACTTCGGCGCGCTGATCATCACACACTACCAACGTCTTCTGAACTACATCACACCTGACTTCGTTCACGTAATGATGCAGGGCCGTGTAGTGAAATCCGGTGGCGAAGAGCTTTCCAAGCGTCTTGAAGAGGAAGGTTACGACTGGATCAAGGAAGAACTTGGCATTGAAGACGAAACTATCGCTGCAGATGTAGAATAGGACAGGAGGATGACCATGGCTACTGAAGTTAATGAATATGTTATCAATGCTGATGAAGTCATTTCCCGTGCAGAATCACGCGGTGAATCTGAACTTCTCATCAGCAGGAAAAAAGAAGCACTAGAACGCATCGAATCCCTCGATATGCCGAAGCCGGACAAAACGAAACTCAACAAATGGGATTTCTTCACAGTATCCCAGCCGGTGACGGACAGCGCGACATACGGCTCCCTGGAGGAACTGCCTGAAGCGGTCAAGAGTCTTTTGGATATCGAGCACACGAAAAACATCTATGTACAGCACAACAACACCCCGGCATATCTGCAAGTCTCCGATGAACTGCTCGACCAGGGCGTGGTGATTGAAAACATCATCGAAGCCAGTGCAAACCACCCGGAACTTGTGGAGAAGTATTTCATGACCGAAGGTGTGAAGATTGATGAGCATAAGCTTGCTGCATACCATGCGGCGATGCTCAACGGCGGCTTGTTCGTCTATGTACCAAAGAATGTGCAGATTGAAGATCCGGTACAGATGGTTGTACTTCACGATGATGAGAAGGCATCACTGTTCAACCACGTACTGATCGTTGCCGATGAAGGATCTGAACTGACTTACGTCGAAAACTACCTTTCCAACGTGGACAAATCCAATGAACAGTTCAACATCGTTTCAGAAGTCATTGCGAAAGATAACGCGAAGGTCAACTACGGCGCAGTGGACTTCCTGTCTGAAGGATTCACAGGCTATGTCAACCGACGCGGTGTCGTCGGCCGTGATGCAACACTCGACTGGGCACTCGGTCTGATGAACGACTCCAATGTCATCAATGACAATACGACTTACCTCATGGGGGATAATTCCATATCCAACCTGAAGACGGTCGTTGTGGGCCGTGGTGAACAGACGCTCAACTTCACAACACAGATCATCCATTACGGCAAGGACTCCGCAGGCCATATATTGAAACATGGCGTAATGAAGGACAGTGCCTCCAGCATCTTCAATGGTGTCGGGCACATTAAGCATGGTGCGACGCGCAGTGACGCCCAGCAGGAATCCAGAGTATTGATGCTGAGTGAAAAGGCGCGTGGCGATGCGAACCCGATCCTTCTGATCGATGAAGACGATGTTACAGCAGGCCACGCAGCTTCTGTCGGACGTGTAGATCCGATCCAGCTGTTCTATCTGATGAGTCGCGGCATCTCCCAGAAAGAGGCGGAGAGGCTCGTCATCCACGGCTTCCTTGATCCGGTAGTGCGTGCATTGCCGATTGAATCCGTCAAAAACCAGCTCAGAGAAGTCATTGAACTCAAAGTTCTCTCAAAATAAGCTTTAAAGGGGTTTTCCCGCATGAATGCCAAAGATATCAGAAAGGATTTCCCAATCCTTGATCAGCAGGTCAATGGCAATGACCTCATCTACTTTGATACATCAGCAACGAGTCAGACACCGTCACCTGTAATAGATGCAATGACTGCGTATTATGAAGCGTACAACTCCAATGTGCACCGCGGTGTGCATACACTCGGCACAAAAGCGACAGATGGTTACGAACAGGCACGTATGAAAGTGAGATCATTCATCAATGCCAAGCGATTTGAGGAAGTCATATTCACGCGGGGAACCACTGCAGCAATCAATCTTGTGGCACGCAGTTTCGGAGACATGGTGATCGAGCCAGGCGACGAGATTGTAGTGACGGAGATGGAGCACCATGCCAATATTGTGCCATGGCAGGAGTTGGCAAAGCGCAAGCAGGCGGAACTGAAGTTCATCCCGATGGAAGCGGATGGCACTTTGACGATGGAGAATGTGGAGGCGACAATCGGCGAGAACACGAAGATCGTCGCCATCACCCACGTCTCGAACGTGCTTGGCACCATCAACGACATCAGGGCAATCGCCGAAGTCGCACACAGGAATGATGCCTATATCGCGGTCGATGGCGCACAGGCTGTTCCGCATATGTCCGTCGATGTACAGGATCTGGATGTCGATTTCTATGCGTTCAGCGGCCATAAGATGCTCGGGCCGACGGGCATCGGTGTGCTCTACGGAAGAAGCGAACTGCTTGACGATATGGAACCGATTGAATATGGTGGCGATATGATCGACTTTGTCGATCTCAGAACATCCACCTGGACGGACCTTCCTGTGAAGTTCGAAGCGGGAACGCCGATGATTGCAGAAGCGATCGGCCTTGCTGCAGCCATCGACTATATCGAAGATATCGGTCCGGAAGCCATTTTGGAATATGAACAGGAACTTGTGAACTATGCGCTTGAACGCATGGAAACAGTGGAGGGTATTGAGATTTATGGCCCCAGGTCGCGCGCAGGCCTGATTACGTTCAACCTGTCGGATGTGCATCCGCACGACCTCGCTACCGCCCTCGACTCTGAAGGCGTCGCCGTCAGGGCCGGTCACCACTGTGCACAGCCTCTGATGAAGTGGCTGGGGGTATCATCGACAGCCCGTGCAAGTTTCTATATATACAACACTACAGAAGAGATTGACAGCTTTATCGAAAGCCTCAAGCGTACGAAGGAGTTTTTCTCTTATGAATTTTAACAATCTCAACCAGCTATACCGTTCAGTCATCATGGATCACTATAAGAATCCGCGCAACAAAGGGGTCATTGAGGATGGTACACTGACGGTGGACATGAACAACCCGACATGCGGCGACCGCATCCGTCTTACTTTGAATGTCGTCGACGAAATCGTCGAAGACGTCAAGTTCGATGGCGAAGGTTGTTCCATCTCCATGGCCA
This genomic interval carries:
- a CDS encoding cysteine desulfurase, whose translation is MNAKDIRKDFPILDQQVNGNDLIYFDTSATSQTPSPVIDAMTAYYEAYNSNVHRGVHTLGTKATDGYEQARMKVRSFINAKRFEEVIFTRGTTAAINLVARSFGDMVIEPGDEIVVTEMEHHANIVPWQELAKRKQAELKFIPMEADGTLTMENVEATIGENTKIVAITHVSNVLGTINDIRAIAEVAHRNDAYIAVDGAQAVPHMSVDVQDLDVDFYAFSGHKMLGPTGIGVLYGRSELLDDMEPIEYGGDMIDFVDLRTSTWTDLPVKFEAGTPMIAEAIGLAAAIDYIEDIGPEAILEYEQELVNYALERMETVEGIEIYGPRSRAGLITFNLSDVHPHDLATALDSEGVAVRAGHHCAQPLMKWLGVSSTARASFYIYNTTEEIDSFIESLKRTKEFFSYEF
- the sufD gene encoding Fe-S cluster assembly protein SufD; translated protein: MATEVNEYVINADEVISRAESRGESELLISRKKEALERIESLDMPKPDKTKLNKWDFFTVSQPVTDSATYGSLEELPEAVKSLLDIEHTKNIYVQHNNTPAYLQVSDELLDQGVVIENIIEASANHPELVEKYFMTEGVKIDEHKLAAYHAAMLNGGLFVYVPKNVQIEDPVQMVVLHDDEKASLFNHVLIVADEGSELTYVENYLSNVDKSNEQFNIVSEVIAKDNAKVNYGAVDFLSEGFTGYVNRRGVVGRDATLDWALGLMNDSNVINDNTTYLMGDNSISNLKTVVVGRGEQTLNFTTQIIHYGKDSAGHILKHGVMKDSASSIFNGVGHIKHGATRSDAQQESRVLMLSEKARGDANPILLIDEDDVTAGHAASVGRVDPIQLFYLMSRGISQKEAERLVIHGFLDPVVRALPIESVKNQLREVIELKVLSK
- the sufC gene encoding Fe-S cluster assembly ATPase SufC gives rise to the protein MASVLEIKDLHVEIDGKAILKGVDLTLKQGEIHAVMGPNGTGKSTLAQAIMGHPRYEVTQGEVLLDGENVLEMEVDERAQAGLFLGMQYPSEISGVTNSDFLRSAINAQREEGDEINLMQFIKKLDKNMNYLEMDLDMSTRYLNEGFSGGEKKRNEILQLMMLEPKFGILDEIDSGLDIDALKVVSKGINELRGENFGALIITHYQRLLNYITPDFVHVMMQGRVVKSGGEELSKRLEEEGYDWIKEELGIEDETIAADVE
- a CDS encoding MetQ/NlpA family ABC transporter substrate-binding protein — encoded protein: MKKIFLLLAISIFAAILVACGNGGSEEATTEDSEESEETSETAENEETEEAGGTISIAASPAPHAEILEEAATILEEEGIELDIAIVNDYTTPNRLLADEEVDANYFQHTPYLETEKESHDYDITSAGNVHIEPMAVYSQDYDSLEELPDGSTILVSNNPAEEGRFLSFFVDAGLVEIEEGIDIEDATFDDITSNEKNFEFDNQTAPELLVSMYENNEAPAVIINSNFALDGGLSPTEDSIVVEDGNSPYANLVAVRTGDEEREDIQQLMEVLQGEEIKQFIEDNYEGAVIPVE
- a CDS encoding methionine ABC transporter permease; translated protein: MSEFINAFAEMFSFENVKWDDVFTATNETLYMTVISTVFTFIFGLVLGIILFLSSKSEHAASAPIYGVTAFLVNLFRAIPFIILIILLIPFTKVLMGTIMGSQGALPALIIGASPFYARLVEIGLKEIDKGVIEAAESMGANTWTIIWKVLLPESLPALISGITVTAIMLVGSTAIAGVIGAGGLGNLAYMVGFTRNQSDVTLVATVVILVIVFIIQILGDLTAKAVDKR
- a CDS encoding DUF4870 domain-containing protein, whose translation is MNGENAQVFDKSLVMVSFIVSAFTAVLGPLLIWVLKKDDDPATGEALRHVVNFGLSYTIYMFVAWLTSFILIGLIIGPIITIAFYVFLIIGAIRANEGKVYKPPFTLDIVK